The Arachis hypogaea cultivar Tifrunner chromosome 16, arahy.Tifrunner.gnm2.J5K5, whole genome shotgun sequence genome contains a region encoding:
- the LOC112755132 gene encoding glutamate receptor 2.8-like isoform X1 has product MGRSCSSISLFLALKLLLLLVAWSSKRGHCLTTPRPRTTNKSIGAVLDLDSLMGKQQKIAMKIAIRDFNRFSRTKLQLEVGNSRGNSAQTVVNAMDLAQKKQLLAIIGTITHSEAYLATEINNATKNTPILSLSSFAPITELPSSPLPQLIQLGDDINIQMQCLAAIVGHFKWKKVTTIYEVNSGFSYDPGVLISLSNSLRHVGSEIVNQLALPSLSLQSRIENELNQLKKKSNRVFLIVHSSLELASVLCKKAKQMGLMEKGYVWIIPNEVAALLDSVNSSVISTMQGVIGFKTHFLESTKPYTKFGFRFRTRFALEYPEEEENNTPSVFALRAYDAAFAIANAKVTNKSQGKFNMKEFLDENLHQSSTFTIINVIGKSYREMAFWSPTHGFSKNFVEHEKMEVNKFNGYDGVVLSNIYWPGDLHSVPRGWTNSNEEMPLKIGVPANDAFAQFVNVTYGDSKHATSITGFSINVFKAAIKNLPYHLHYDFVPFNGSYDEMVNQVNNKTLDAAVGDISILAYRYHLVEFSQPYVDSGLNMVVVEKPNKSKQTWMFMDAFTKEMWLMMAAVHVLVGFVIWLIEREENEELQGLGAMLWFLVTVIFLAHREPIRRPLARTVLAPWLFVILIVTSSFTASLTSMMTVSQLEPSVVDIQTLQKRNAPVGCDENSFIVRYLIDILKFKPENIRRINSINGYPAAFKNNEIEAAFFVAPHAKVFLAKYSCEGFVQAGSTFRLGGFGFVFQRGSSLARDISEALLSVIENGETEQLEKDMLSNSHCSLSDKKAKESSPLGYQPFLGLFCICGSIAILALLYIMLCLTLKNVENLVKYMRGALTQLWRIRRWITTHCVGIYSKVQSRSMRGVNVAIEARNSAEIVIDSEQVPRVVEVV; this is encoded by the exons ATGGGAAGAAGTTGTTCTTCCATATCACTCTTCCTTGCCTTGAAGTTATTACTACTACTAGTAGCATGGTCATCAAAAAGGGGACACTGCTTAACTACCCCACGACCAAGGACCACTAATAAGAGCATAGGTGCAGTGCTTGATCTGGATTCACTAATGGGTAAGCAGCAGAAGATAGCCATGAAAATTGCCATCAGAGATTTCAACAGATTCAGTAGAACTAAACTCCAGTTGGAGGTGGGAAATTCCCGCGGGAATTCGGCTCAAACAGTTGTTAACG CCATGGATCTTGCACAGAAGAAGCAGTTGCTAGCCATCATAGGAACAATAACACACAGCGAAGCATATTTGGCAACTGAAATTAATAACGCCACAAAAAACACCCCTATATTATCTCTATCTTCGTTTGCACCCATCACAGAGTTACCCTCTTCTCCATTGCCACAACTAATCCAACTCGGAGATGATATCAACATTCAGATGCAATGCCTTGCAGCCATTGTAGGACACTTCAAGTGGAAAAAAGTGACAACAATATATGAAGTTAATAGTGGGTTTTCTTATGATCCAGGGGTACTAATTTCCCTCTCCAATTCTCTTCGCCATGTTGGATCTGAGATCGTTAACCAGTTAGCATTGCCTTCCTTGTCTTTGCAATCTAGAATCGAAAATGAGCTTAACCAACTCAAGAAGAAGAGTAACAGGGTCTTCTTGATTGTGCACTCTTCTTTAGAGTTGGCTAGCGTGCTTTGCAAGAAAGCAAAACAAATGGGTTTGATGGAGAAAGGATATGTATGGATCATCCCGAACGAGGTTGCTGCCCTTCTTGATTCGGTTAACTCTTCAGTTATCTCTACCATGCAAGGTGTTATTGGATTCAAAACACATTTTTTGGAAAGTACCAAACCATATACAAAGTTCGGGTTCAGATTTCGAACAAGGTTTGCACTAGAGTACCCTGAAGAAGAAGAGAACAATACTCCAAGTGTTTTCGCACTTCGAGCTTATGATGCAGCTTTTGCTATTGCTAATGCTAAGGTTACAAACAAGTCACAAGGAAAGTTCAACATGAAAGAATTCCTTGATGAAAATTTACATCAATCTTCAACCTTCACCATAATTAATGTGATAGGAAAAAGCTATAGAGAAATGGcattttggtctccaacacatGGTTTTTCCAAGAACTTTGTTGAACATGAGAAAATGGAGGTAAATAAATTTAACGGTTATGATGGAGTTGTTTTGAGTAATATTTATTGGCCTGGAGATTTACACTCAGTTCCAAGGGGATGGACAAATAGTAATGAGGAAATGCCACTTAAAATAGGAGTACCTGCAAATGATGCTTTTGCTCAGTTTGTGAATGTCACCTATGGTGACAGCAAGCATGCAACTTCCATAACTGGTTTTTCaatcaatgtcttcaaagcaGCTATTAAGAATCTTCCATATCACTTGCACTATGATTTTGTTCCCTTCAATGGCTCCTATGATGAAATGGTTAATCAAGTTAACAATAAG ACATTAGATGCTGCAGTTGGAGATATATCAATATTGGCATATAGATATCATTTAGTTGAGTTCTCACAACCATATGTTGACTCTGGACTTAACATGGTGGTCGTTGAGAAGccaaataaatcaaaacaaacaTGGATGTTTATGGATGCATTCACAAAAGAGATGTGGTTGATGATGGCAGCAGTGCACGTTTTGGTTGGATTTGTCATTTGGTTGATTGAACGCGAAGAAAATGAAGAACTACAAGGTCTGGGGGCGATGCTTTGGTTTTTAGTCACCGTAATATTCCTTGCACATA GAGAACCAATAAGAAGACCATTGGCTCGAACCGTGTTGGCACCATGGTTATTTGTTATCCTAATTGTAACCAGTAGCTTCACAGCGAGTCTAACATCGATGATGACTGTATCGCAACTCGAACCATCAGTGGTTGATATTCAGACCCTTCAGAAGAGAAATGCTCCAGTTggttgtgatgagaattcattTATTGTGAGGTATTTGATTGACATACTAAAATTCAAACCTGAGAACATTAGaagaataaattccattaatggTTACCCTGCAGCATTTAAGAATAATGAGATTGAAGCAGCTTTCTTTGTCGCCCCTCATGCCAAAGTCTTTCTCGCAAAGTACTCATGTGAAGGCTTCGTCCAAGCAGGGAGCACCTTTAGGCTTGGTGGCTTTGGTTTT GTGTTTCAAAGGGGCTCCTCTTTGGCTAGGGATATATCCGAGGCATTGCTAAGTGTTATAGAAAATGGAGAAACAGAGCAACTTGAAAAGGATATGCTGTCCAATTCACATTGCTCTCTTTCAGataaaaaagcaaaagaaagttCACCATTAGGTTATCAGCCTTTCCTTGGCCTATTTTGCATTTGTGGCAGTATTGCTATTTTGGCACTATTGTATATCATGCTTTGTTTAACTTTAAAGAATGTTGAGAACTTGGTAAAATACATGAGAGGTGCATTGACTCAGTTATGGAGAATAAGGAGATGGATAACAACACATTGTGTTGGGATCTATTCTAAAGTACAGTCAAGGAGCATGAGAGGGGTTAATGTTGCCATAGAAGCAAGAAATTCAGCGGAAATAGTCATTGATAGTGAGCAAGTCCCTCGTGTAGTTGAAGTTGTTTGA
- the LOC112755133 gene encoding kelch repeat-containing protein At3g27220, which produces MSRFHQKHFSATKLVLFFCFSTILGLAFVANLIWESFSHGHVATTSNWVVRDQVPVILFQNNSALATLQKGGHAEVAKKNGSQDLFPATFADIPAPNWNWEAMPSAPVPRLDGYAVQIKNMFYVLQGYRNLDYVHSHVDVYDFISNKWVDRIESPKEMANSHLGVATDGRYIYVVSGQYGPQCRGSINLVFALDTKTKQWSSLPPLPFPRYAPATQLWRGRLHVMGGGKENRHTPALEHWSLGVKDGKALEKKWRTEIPIPRGGPHRACIVANDQLFVIGGQEGDFMPKPGSPIFKCSRRHEVVYGDVYMLDDEMKWKVLQPMPKPDSHIECAWVIVNNSIIITGGTTEKHPVTKRMILVGEVFQFHLDTLTWSVIGKLPYRIKTTLTGFWDGWLYFTSGQRDRGPDNPQPRQVVGDMWRTKLSLR; this is translated from the exons ATGTCAAGGTTTCACCAAAAGCACTTCTCTGCAACCAAGCTCGTTCTCTTCTTCTGCTTCTCCACTATTCTCGGTCTTGCCTTCGTCGCTAATCTCATTTGGGAGTCCTTCTCTCATGGCCACGTAGCAACTACGTCCAATTGGGTCGTTCGCGACCAAGTTCCCGTTATTCTCTTTCAGAATAATTCTGCCCTTGCCACACTTCAAAAG GGTGGCCACGCTGAAGTTGCAAAAAAGAATGGCTCTCAAGATCTCTTCCCAGCAACATTTGCAGATATTCCTGCTCCCAATTGGAATTGGGAGGCAATGCCATCGGCACCGGTGCCTCGGCTGGATGGATATGCTGTACAGATTAAGAACATGTTTTATGTTCTTCAAGGATACAGAAATCTCGACTAC GTGCATTCTCATGTTGATGTCTATGATTTCATCAGTAACAAATGGGTAGATAGGATCGAGTCACCAAAAGAGATGGCTAATTCACATTTAGGAGTTGCAACTGATGGGAGATACATATATGTGGTCTCAGGACAATATGGTCCGCAGTGCAGAGGGTCTATTAATCTTGTATTCGCCTTAGACACTAAAACCAAGCAATGGAGCAGTTTGCCACCATTGCCTTTTCCAAG GTATGCTCCTGCTACTCAATTATGGAGGGGAAGACTACATGTCATGGGCGGAGGCAAGGAGAATCGCCATACGCCTGCACTAGAGCATTGGAGCCTAGGTGTAAAGGATGGTAAAGCATTGGAGAAAAAATGGCGAACTGAAATTCCCATTCCTCGTGGTGGACCTCATAG GGCTTGCATTGTGGCAAATGATCAGCTTTTTGTGATTGGTGGACAAGAAGGTGACTTTATGCCCAAACCAGGCTCACCTATATTCAAGTGTTCACGCAGGCATGAA GTTGTCTATGGCGATGTTTATATGCTGGATGACGAAATGAAATGGAAAGTTTTGCAACCTATGCCAAAGCCTGACTCCCACATAGAGTGTGCATGGGTGATTGTGAATAATTCAATTATCATCACTGGTGGTACAACTGAAAAGCACCCGGTGACCAAAAGGATGATCCTGGTTGGGGAGGTTTTCCAATTTCATTTAGATACACTG ACATGGTCAGTGATTGGAAAACTTCCTTACCGCATCAAAACCACATTAACTGGTTTTTGGGATGGATGGTTGTACTTCACATCAGGGCAACGAGACAGAGGACCGGATAATCCGCAGCCAAGACAGGTCGTTGGGGATATGTGGAGAACAAAATTAAGTTTAAGATAA
- the LOC112755135 gene encoding transcription factor GTE8, whose product MAKSRFSGGYYGNTVGTAGESEGSGSSGRIDTEITVSEDSCVPTRKCISLNSSRRDVFGVPMQVVPLSKLSHFQRKDLVLKLRSELEQIRALQKKVELQAASGVALSSSSDILSCSNGNKHNASRIENSRKPSIPSSIPVNKLNASADKPRSWNRGSTGKFQSAAKNSSPSTANILLMKDCESLLKRLMSHQFSWVFNSPVDVVKLNLPDYFTIIKHPMDLGTIKKKIAAGSYKGPLEFAGDVRLTFSNAMTYNPPGNDVHFMADALNKYFEVRWKTIEKKIPKMDALPLPAKSDTFEDVKSAKPMPPSKRRKIASVPSQPEVLPPPKRVMSDQEKHKLGRELESLLGEIPVHIIEFLKEQSSNGRECGEDEIEIDIDDLSDDTLFTLRKLLDDYLQEKQKNNAKVEACEIELLNDSGPSNSSLQAFKANDPADEEVDIGGNEPPVSSCPPLDIEKDTTHTVDKRLSPGSSSDMDSGSSSGSESGDGKASPVNVAKEPENVGSGDQLEEKLKATDDLEINQSVSGLDQLEDNSQHKPSSLDSDYRQDGDSGPTERQVSPDKLYRAAILKKRFADTILKAREKTLTQDEKGDPEKLRQVREKLEMEQRKEKARLQAEAKAAEDARKRAEAEAAAETKRKRELEREAARQALLQMEKTVEINENSRFLEDLEMLRAVPAEQLPSSVDETSPDHSQDGLGSFKFAGNNPLEQLGLYMKVDDEEEEGEPPCVSNPVNDVEEGEID is encoded by the exons ATGGCAAAGAGTAGGTTTTCTGGAGGATATTATGGGAACACTGTTGGGACAGCCGGCGAATCCGAGGGATCTGGTAGCTCTGGAAGAATAGACACTGAAATTACTGTTTCAGAGGACTCTTGTGTTCCTACAAGGAAATGTATTAGTTTGAATTCGAGCCGGCGCGATGTGTTTGGGGTTCCAATGCAAGTTGTTCCATTGTCGAAGTTGTCGCACTTTCAAAGAAAAGACCTGGTACTCAAGCTGAGATCAGAGCTTGAGCAGATTCGAGCACTTCAAAAGAAGGTTGAACTACAAGCAGCTAGTGGTGTTGCACTGTCATCCTCCAGTGATATTCTAAGCTGTAGCAATGGGAATAAGCATAATGCATCCCGGATTGAGAACTCGAGGAAACCGTCGATTCCTAGTTCCATACCGGTGAATAAATTGAACGCATCAGCTGATAAACCTCGAAGCTGGAACCGGGGATCTACAGGCAAGTTTCAGTCTGCCGCAAAGAATTCTTCACCCAGCACTGCAAATATTTTGTTGATGAAAGATTGTGAGTCGCTGTTGAAACGGTTGATGAGCCAccaattttcttgggttttcaacTCACCTGTAGATGTGGTGAAGTTGAATCTTCCTGATTATTTCACAATTATCAAGCATCCTATGGATTTgggaacaataaaaaaaaagatagctGCTGGATCATATAAGGGTCCCTTGGAATTTGCTGGAGATGTGAGGCTTACATTTTCGAATGCAATGACTTATAATCCCCCTGGGAATGATGTCCATTTCATGGCTGATGCCCTCAACAAATATTTTGAAGTGAGATGGAAAACAATTGAGAAGAAAATTCCAAAAATGGATGCTCTGCCACTGCCTGCAAAGTCAGACACTTTTGAAGATGTGAAAAGTGCAAAGCCAATGCCTCCTTCAAAAAGGAGGAAAATTGCATCAGTGCCCTCTCAACCTGAAGTTTTGCCACCTCCTAAGCGGGTTATGTCGGATCAAGAGAAGCACAAGCTAGGTAGAGAATTGGAGTCTTTGCTGGGAGAAATACCTGTCCATATTATTGAATTCTTAAAAGAACAGAGTTCAAATGGTAGAGAATGTGGAGAGGATGAAATTGAGATTGATATTGATGATCTCAGTGATGACACACTGTTCACACTACGCAAGCTATTGGACGACTATTTGCAGGAGAAGCAGAAGAACAATGCAAAGGTGGAAGCGTGTGAAATAGAG CTGTTGAATGATTCTGGACCAAGCAATTCTTCTTTGCAAGCATTTAAAG CTAATGATCCAGCTGATGAAGAAGTGGACATTGGTGGAAATGAGCCTCCTGTCTCTAGCTGTCCTCCTTTGGACATTGAAAAGGATACAACTCATACTGTGGACAAACGGTTAAGTCCTGGTAGCTCCAGTG ATATGGACTCTGGTAGTTCTTCTGGTAGTGAATCCGGTGATGGGAAAGCAAGTCCAGTAAATGTTGCAAAG GAACCAGAAAATGTGGGTTCTGGGGATCAATTGGAAGAAAAGCTTAAGGCTACTGATGACCTTGAAATAAATC AATCTGTTAGTGGCTTGGATCAACTTGAGGATAACTCTCAGCATAAGCCAAGTTCTCTTGATTCTGACTACCGTCAAGATG GAGACAGTGGTCCTACCGAGAGACAGGTTTCTCCTGATAAACTTTATCGAGCTGCCATATTGAAGAAGCGATTTGCTGATACTATCTTGAAAGCACGAGAAAAGACGCTCACACAA GATGAGAAAGGGGATCCAGAGAAGTTGCGCCAGGTTAGAGAAAAACTTGAAATGGAACAACGAAAAG AAAAGGCAAGGCTACAAGCCGAAGCAAAGGCTGCTGAAGATGCTCGAAAGCGGGCTGAAGCAGAAGCAGCTGCGGAAACCAAACGAAAGAGGGAACTCGAAAGAGAAGCCGCAAGACAAGCATTACTGCAG ATGGAAAAGACAGTTGAAATCAATGAGAATTCTCGGTTTCTCGAAGATTTGGAAATGCTTAGAGCTGTGCCTGCTGAGCAGTTGCCGAGCTCTGTTGATGAGACAAGTCCTGATCACTCTCAGGATGGCCTGGGGAGTTTCAAGTTTGCCGGGAACAATCCCTTGGAACAGCTTGGATTATATATGAAAGtggatgatgaggaagaggaaggagAGCCACCCTGTGTTTCAAACCCTGTGAATGATGTAGAAGAGGGAGAGATTGATTAA
- the LOC112755132 gene encoding glutamate receptor 2.8-like isoform X2, producing MGRSCSSISLFLALKLLLLLVAWSSKRGHCLTTPRPRTTNKSIGAVLDLDSLMGKQQKIAMKIAIRDFNRFSRTKLQLEVGNSRGNSAQTVVNAMDLAQKKQLLAIIGTITHSEAYLATEINNATKNTPILSLSSFAPITELPSSPLPQLIQLGDDINIQMQCLAAIVGHFKWKKVTTIYEVNSGFSYDPGVLISLSNSLRHVGSEIVNQLALPSLSLQSRIENELNQLKKKSNRVFLIVHSSLELASVLCKKAKQMGLMEKGYVWIIPNEVAALLDSVNSSVISTMQGVIGFKTHFLESTKPYTKFGFRFRTRFALEYPEEEENNTPSVFALRAYDAAFAIANAKVTNKSQGKFNMKEFLDENLHQSSTFTIINVIGKSYREMAFWSPTHGFSKNFVEHEKMEVNKFNGYDGVVLSNIYWPGDLHSVPRGWTNSNEEMPLKIGVPANDAFAQFVNVTYGDSKHATSITGFSINVFKAAIKNLPYHLHYDFVPFNGSYDEMVNQVNNKTLDAAVGDISILAYRYHLVEFSQPYVDSGLNMVVVEKPNKSKQTWMFMDAFTKEMWLMMAAVHVLVGFVIWLIEREENEELQGLGAMLWFLVTVIFLAHREPIRRPLARTVLAPWLFVILIVTSSFTASLTSMMTVSQLEPSVVDIQTLQKRNAPVGCDENSFIVRCFKGAPLWLGIYPRHC from the exons ATGGGAAGAAGTTGTTCTTCCATATCACTCTTCCTTGCCTTGAAGTTATTACTACTACTAGTAGCATGGTCATCAAAAAGGGGACACTGCTTAACTACCCCACGACCAAGGACCACTAATAAGAGCATAGGTGCAGTGCTTGATCTGGATTCACTAATGGGTAAGCAGCAGAAGATAGCCATGAAAATTGCCATCAGAGATTTCAACAGATTCAGTAGAACTAAACTCCAGTTGGAGGTGGGAAATTCCCGCGGGAATTCGGCTCAAACAGTTGTTAACG CCATGGATCTTGCACAGAAGAAGCAGTTGCTAGCCATCATAGGAACAATAACACACAGCGAAGCATATTTGGCAACTGAAATTAATAACGCCACAAAAAACACCCCTATATTATCTCTATCTTCGTTTGCACCCATCACAGAGTTACCCTCTTCTCCATTGCCACAACTAATCCAACTCGGAGATGATATCAACATTCAGATGCAATGCCTTGCAGCCATTGTAGGACACTTCAAGTGGAAAAAAGTGACAACAATATATGAAGTTAATAGTGGGTTTTCTTATGATCCAGGGGTACTAATTTCCCTCTCCAATTCTCTTCGCCATGTTGGATCTGAGATCGTTAACCAGTTAGCATTGCCTTCCTTGTCTTTGCAATCTAGAATCGAAAATGAGCTTAACCAACTCAAGAAGAAGAGTAACAGGGTCTTCTTGATTGTGCACTCTTCTTTAGAGTTGGCTAGCGTGCTTTGCAAGAAAGCAAAACAAATGGGTTTGATGGAGAAAGGATATGTATGGATCATCCCGAACGAGGTTGCTGCCCTTCTTGATTCGGTTAACTCTTCAGTTATCTCTACCATGCAAGGTGTTATTGGATTCAAAACACATTTTTTGGAAAGTACCAAACCATATACAAAGTTCGGGTTCAGATTTCGAACAAGGTTTGCACTAGAGTACCCTGAAGAAGAAGAGAACAATACTCCAAGTGTTTTCGCACTTCGAGCTTATGATGCAGCTTTTGCTATTGCTAATGCTAAGGTTACAAACAAGTCACAAGGAAAGTTCAACATGAAAGAATTCCTTGATGAAAATTTACATCAATCTTCAACCTTCACCATAATTAATGTGATAGGAAAAAGCTATAGAGAAATGGcattttggtctccaacacatGGTTTTTCCAAGAACTTTGTTGAACATGAGAAAATGGAGGTAAATAAATTTAACGGTTATGATGGAGTTGTTTTGAGTAATATTTATTGGCCTGGAGATTTACACTCAGTTCCAAGGGGATGGACAAATAGTAATGAGGAAATGCCACTTAAAATAGGAGTACCTGCAAATGATGCTTTTGCTCAGTTTGTGAATGTCACCTATGGTGACAGCAAGCATGCAACTTCCATAACTGGTTTTTCaatcaatgtcttcaaagcaGCTATTAAGAATCTTCCATATCACTTGCACTATGATTTTGTTCCCTTCAATGGCTCCTATGATGAAATGGTTAATCAAGTTAACAATAAG ACATTAGATGCTGCAGTTGGAGATATATCAATATTGGCATATAGATATCATTTAGTTGAGTTCTCACAACCATATGTTGACTCTGGACTTAACATGGTGGTCGTTGAGAAGccaaataaatcaaaacaaacaTGGATGTTTATGGATGCATTCACAAAAGAGATGTGGTTGATGATGGCAGCAGTGCACGTTTTGGTTGGATTTGTCATTTGGTTGATTGAACGCGAAGAAAATGAAGAACTACAAGGTCTGGGGGCGATGCTTTGGTTTTTAGTCACCGTAATATTCCTTGCACATA GAGAACCAATAAGAAGACCATTGGCTCGAACCGTGTTGGCACCATGGTTATTTGTTATCCTAATTGTAACCAGTAGCTTCACAGCGAGTCTAACATCGATGATGACTGTATCGCAACTCGAACCATCAGTGGTTGATATTCAGACCCTTCAGAAGAGAAATGCTCCAGTTggttgtgatgagaattcattTATTGTGAG GTGTTTCAAAGGGGCTCCTCTTTGGCTAGGGATATATCCGAGGCATTGCTAA